In Streptomyces dangxiongensis, one DNA window encodes the following:
- a CDS encoding cobyric acid synthase, translating into MNGGLLVAGTTSDAGKSVVTAGICRWLVRQGVKVAPFKAQNMSLNSFVTLEGAEIGRAQAMQAQACRVEPTALMNPVLLKPGGEQSSQVVLLGKPVGELSARGYHGGRQQRLLGTVLDCLAELRGTYDAVICEGAGSPAEINLRRTDIVNMGIARNARLPVLVVGDIDRGGVFASFFGTVALLSPEDQELVAGFLVNKFRGDVSLLEPGLDMLYGLTGRRTYGVLPFRHGLGIDEEDGLRVSLRGTVRESSVTPPVGADVLRVAVCAVPLMSNFTDVDALAAEPGVVVRFVDRPEELADADLVVVPGTRATVRALQWLRERGLADALVRRAAEGRPVLGICGGFQLLGEHIEDEVESRAGHVPGLGLLPVRVRFAREKTLTRPVGQALGERVEGYEIHHGVADVTGGEAFLDGCRAGRTWGTHWHGSLESDGFRRAFLREVAAAAGRRFVPAPDTSFAALREEQLDRLGDLIEQHADTDALWRLIESGAPQGLPFIPPGAPA; encoded by the coding sequence GTGAACGGGGGTCTCCTCGTCGCCGGCACCACCTCCGACGCCGGCAAGAGCGTCGTGACGGCCGGGATCTGCCGCTGGCTGGTCCGCCAGGGCGTGAAGGTGGCGCCGTTCAAGGCGCAGAACATGTCCCTGAACTCGTTCGTCACCCTGGAAGGCGCGGAGATCGGGCGGGCGCAGGCCATGCAGGCGCAGGCCTGCCGCGTCGAGCCCACCGCGCTCATGAACCCCGTGCTGCTCAAGCCGGGCGGCGAACAGAGCAGCCAGGTGGTGCTGCTCGGCAAGCCCGTCGGGGAGCTGAGCGCGCGCGGCTACCACGGGGGGCGCCAGCAGCGGCTGCTCGGCACGGTGCTGGACTGCCTGGCCGAGTTGCGGGGCACGTATGACGCGGTGATCTGTGAGGGGGCGGGCAGTCCGGCCGAGATCAACCTGCGGCGGACGGACATCGTCAACATGGGCATCGCCCGCAACGCGCGGCTGCCCGTGCTGGTGGTGGGGGACATCGACCGCGGGGGCGTCTTCGCGTCCTTCTTCGGCACCGTCGCCCTGCTCTCCCCCGAGGACCAGGAACTGGTCGCCGGGTTCCTCGTGAACAAGTTCCGCGGCGACGTGTCGCTGCTGGAGCCGGGCCTGGACATGCTGTACGGGCTCACCGGACGGCGGACGTACGGCGTCCTGCCCTTCCGGCACGGCCTCGGCATCGACGAGGAGGACGGCCTGAGAGTGTCCCTGCGGGGCACCGTCCGCGAGTCCTCCGTGACGCCCCCGGTCGGCGCGGACGTGCTGCGGGTCGCCGTCTGCGCGGTCCCGCTGATGTCCAACTTCACCGACGTGGACGCCCTCGCCGCCGAACCGGGCGTCGTCGTGCGCTTCGTGGACCGCCCGGAGGAGCTGGCCGACGCCGACCTCGTGGTGGTCCCGGGCACGCGCGCCACCGTGCGGGCGCTGCAGTGGCTGCGGGAACGCGGGCTGGCCGACGCCCTCGTACGGCGGGCCGCCGAGGGGCGCCCCGTGCTCGGCATCTGCGGCGGTTTCCAGCTCCTCGGCGAGCACATCGAGGACGAGGTCGAGTCCCGCGCCGGACACGTCCCCGGGCTCGGCCTGCTCCCCGTCCGGGTCCGCTTCGCCCGCGAGAAGACCCTCACGCGGCCCGTCGGCCAGGCCCTCGGCGAGCGGGTGGAGGGGTACGAGATCCATCACGGGGTCGCCGACGTCACCGGCGGGGAGGCCTTCCTGGACGGCTGCCGTGCCGGCCGGACCTGGGGCACCCACTGGCACGGCTCGCTGGAGTCGGACGGCTTCCGGCGGGCCTTCCTGCGCGAGGTGGCCGCCGCCGCGGGCCGCCGCTTCGTGCCCGCGCCGGACACCTCCTTCGCCGCGCTGCGCGAGGAGCAGCTCGACCGGCTCGGCGACCTGATCGAACAGCACGCGGACACCGACGCGCTCTGGCGGCTCATCGAGTCGGGCGCGCCGCAAGGACTGCCTTTCATTCCACCGGGAGCGCCCGCATGA
- a CDS encoding cobalamin biosynthesis protein produces MGADRTYAYGAAAGLLGDLLLGDPRRGHPVAAFGRAAGAVERVLWHDHRGWGAVHTAVCAGGAVALGALAARATRPRPAVSTALTAVAAWAVVGGTSLAREARAVGRALEAGDVEAARARLPHLCGRDPQALDADGIARAVVESVAENTSDAVVGALVWGAVAGVPGLLGFRAVNTLDAMVGHRSPRHRRYGWASARLDDVAGWPGARLTAVLATLAGPDPRGAARAWRADASRHPSPNAGPVEAAFAGALGVRLGGTLSYGGRVEHRPVLNGGTGRPVRVIDIDRAVRLSRRVGLLALGTTLAARGLMKGRGK; encoded by the coding sequence ATGGGTGCCGATCGCACATACGCGTACGGCGCCGCCGCCGGCCTCCTCGGTGACCTGCTCCTCGGCGATCCGCGCCGCGGGCATCCGGTCGCCGCGTTCGGCCGGGCGGCCGGAGCCGTGGAACGCGTCCTGTGGCACGACCATCGCGGCTGGGGTGCCGTGCACACCGCCGTGTGCGCCGGCGGCGCCGTCGCGCTGGGCGCGCTGGCCGCACGCGCCACGCGCCCCCGCCCCGCCGTCTCCACCGCGCTGACCGCCGTCGCCGCCTGGGCGGTCGTCGGCGGCACCTCGCTCGCCCGCGAGGCCCGCGCCGTCGGGCGCGCCCTGGAGGCCGGGGACGTCGAGGCCGCCCGGGCCCGGCTGCCCCACCTGTGCGGCCGGGACCCGCAGGCGCTGGACGCCGACGGCATCGCCCGCGCCGTGGTCGAGTCGGTCGCCGAGAACACCTCCGACGCCGTGGTCGGCGCCCTCGTCTGGGGCGCCGTGGCCGGCGTCCCCGGGCTGCTCGGGTTCCGGGCGGTCAACACCCTGGACGCGATGGTGGGCCACAGATCACCCCGCCACCGGCGCTACGGCTGGGCCTCCGCCCGCCTCGACGACGTCGCCGGCTGGCCCGGGGCCCGGCTCACCGCCGTACTCGCCACCCTCGCCGGACCCGATCCGCGCGGTGCCGCGCGGGCCTGGCGGGCCGATGCCTCCCGGCACCCGAGCCCCAACGCCGGTCCCGTGGAGGCCGCGTTCGCGGGCGCCCTCGGCGTGCGGCTGGGCGGCACGCTCTCCTACGGCGGCCGGGTCGAACACCGGCCCGTGCTCAACGGCGGCACCGGACGGCCGGTCCGGGTCATCGACATCGACCGGGCCGTACGGCTCTCCCGTCGCGTCGGCCTCCTCGCGCTCGGCACCACGCTCGCCGCGCGCGGCCTGATGAAGGGACGTGGGAAGTGA
- a CDS encoding inorganic phosphate transporter, protein MESFSLILAIVVVTALAFDFTNGFHDTANAMATTISTGALKPKIAVAMSAALNLVGAFLSVEVANTISKGLVDESGIRPEVIFAALVGAILWNLLTWLVGLPSSSSHALMGGLVGATVASAGFGAVHGDVLVTKVLLPAVAAPLVAGLASLLATRFSYGIGGTADGEATRKGYRAGQIASAGLVSLAHGTNDAQKTMGIITLALIAGGSIAPGSNPPTWVILSAGLAIALGTYIGGWRIIRTMGKGLTDLEPRQGFAAQTSAATAILASAHLGFSLSTTHVVSGSVMGAGLGRKGGVVRWSTATRMFVAWALTLPAAALVGAGAESVTGLGDWGTAVVAVFLVASSAAIYKFSRREVVDHTHVVQESGEPAGVVTTAIAAVIPPPAGQVVVDLDIAFPQQATAPAVEPAPPAAPAATV, encoded by the coding sequence ATGGAAAGCTTCTCGCTGATCCTCGCGATTGTGGTGGTAACCGCTCTCGCGTTCGATTTCACGAACGGTTTCCACGACACCGCGAACGCGATGGCCACCACCATCTCCACAGGCGCCCTGAAGCCCAAGATCGCGGTGGCCATGTCCGCCGCCCTCAATCTTGTGGGCGCCTTCCTCTCCGTGGAGGTCGCGAACACGATCTCCAAGGGTCTCGTCGACGAGAGCGGCATCCGTCCCGAGGTCATCTTCGCCGCGCTGGTCGGCGCGATCCTCTGGAACCTGCTGACCTGGCTGGTGGGCCTGCCCTCCAGCTCCTCGCACGCCCTGATGGGCGGCCTGGTCGGCGCCACCGTCGCCTCCGCCGGTTTCGGCGCCGTCCACGGTGACGTTCTGGTCACCAAGGTGCTGCTCCCGGCGGTCGCCGCGCCGCTCGTGGCCGGTCTCGCCTCGCTGCTGGCCACCCGGTTCTCCTACGGCATCGGCGGCACCGCCGACGGCGAGGCCACCCGCAAGGGCTACCGCGCCGGCCAGATCGCCTCCGCCGGCCTGGTCTCCCTGGCCCACGGCACCAACGACGCCCAGAAGACGATGGGCATCATCACCCTCGCCCTCATCGCGGGCGGCTCCATCGCCCCCGGCTCCAACCCTCCCACCTGGGTGATCCTCTCCGCCGGCCTGGCCATCGCGCTCGGCACCTACATCGGCGGGTGGCGCATCATCCGCACCATGGGCAAGGGCCTGACCGACCTGGAGCCGCGCCAGGGCTTCGCCGCCCAGACCAGCGCCGCGACCGCCATCCTGGCCTCCGCCCACCTCGGTTTCTCCCTCTCCACCACCCACGTCGTCTCCGGTTCGGTGATGGGCGCGGGCCTCGGCCGCAAGGGCGGTGTGGTCCGCTGGTCCACCGCGACCCGCATGTTCGTCGCCTGGGCGCTCACCCTCCCGGCCGCCGCGCTGGTCGGCGCGGGCGCCGAGTCCGTCACCGGCCTGGGTGACTGGGGTACCGCAGTCGTCGCCGTCTTCCTCGTCGCCTCCAGCGCCGCGATCTACAAGTTCTCCCGCCGCGAGGTCGTGGACCACACCCACGTGGTCCAGGAGAGCGGCGAGCCGGCCGGTGTGGTCACCACCGCCATCGCCGCCGTGATCCCGCCCCCGGCCGGCCAGGTCGTCGTCGACCTGGACATCGCCTTCCCGCAGCAGGCCACGGCCCCGGCCGTCGAGCCCGCTCCCCCGGCGGCCCCGGCCGCCACCGTCTGA
- a CDS encoding GH25 family lysozyme: MYVKATESTTHRNPHFSGQDAGARTAGLIRGAYHFALPNRSYGARQAAYFVRHGGDRRADGRTPPPAPDVEYNPYSTRHKCYGPGKARRTGRRPVVRTTTRRWRRCTGDSRAFASSNPLRIARHGTARPGALPGDQDLFDGSAGRPRTFARGRRPRGVWGGRAERHSGPVRRSPPCRSQFIFRSPRLLTFDSPMTSNDCLGKWKASR; encoded by the coding sequence GTGTACGTCAAGGCGACCGAGTCCACGACGCACCGCAATCCCCACTTCTCCGGGCAGGACGCCGGCGCGCGCACGGCCGGCCTGATCCGGGGCGCGTACCACTTCGCCCTGCCGAATCGTTCCTACGGCGCCCGGCAGGCCGCGTACTTCGTGCGCCACGGCGGCGACCGGCGGGCGGACGGCCGGACGCCGCCGCCGGCGCCGGACGTGGAGTACAACCCGTACAGCACCCGGCACAAGTGCTACGGCCCGGGCAAGGCGCGGCGGACGGGCCGCCGCCCGGTGGTCCGTACGACGACCCGGCGGTGGAGGCGGTGCACCGGCGACAGCCGCGCCTTCGCCTCCTCGAACCCGCTGCGGATCGCCCGGCACGGCACCGCACGGCCGGGCGCGCTGCCGGGTGACCAGGATCTCTTCGACGGCTCCGCAGGCCGGCCGCGGACGTTCGCGCGGGGCCGGCGGCCAAGGGGCGTCTGGGGCGGCCGGGCCGAGCGGCACTCGGGACCCGTACGACGGTCACCACCATGCCGGTCCCAGTTCATCTTCCGTTCACCCAGGTTGCTTACGTTCGACTCGCCAATGACGTCGAACGATTGCCTGGGTAAATGGAAAGCTTCTCGCTGA
- a CDS encoding class II aldolase/adducin family protein, with protein MAELRRNPADAEETGQEETRLWAELVATARRTVTDGLVVGTSGNVSARLGDLVLITPTGVPYDRLTPGDLTAVDLTGRQTRGTLAPTSELPMHLAVYRTTDARAVVHTHAVHATAVSTLVPALPPIHYMACALGGPVRVAPYATYGTDELAEHMLRALDGRSGCLLRNHGTITYGTTLDQAYDRTAQLEWMCRLWLTASSVPGLTPSLLSEAQLAEAGERLKGYGQRR; from the coding sequence ATGGCTGAACTGCGGCGGAACCCGGCAGACGCGGAAGAGACCGGGCAGGAAGAGACGCGACTCTGGGCGGAACTGGTCGCGACGGCACGCCGGACCGTCACCGACGGACTCGTGGTCGGCACCTCCGGCAACGTCTCCGCGCGCCTCGGGGACCTGGTGCTGATCACCCCGACGGGCGTCCCCTACGACCGGCTCACCCCCGGCGACCTCACCGCCGTCGACCTCACCGGCCGCCAGACGCGGGGCACCCTGGCGCCGACCAGCGAACTGCCCATGCACCTCGCCGTCTACCGCACCACCGACGCCCGCGCCGTCGTCCACACCCACGCCGTGCACGCCACCGCCGTCTCCACGCTCGTGCCCGCGCTCCCGCCGATCCACTACATGGCCTGCGCCCTCGGCGGGCCCGTCCGCGTCGCCCCCTACGCCACCTACGGCACCGACGAACTGGCCGAGCACATGCTCCGCGCCCTCGACGGCCGCTCCGGCTGCCTGCTCCGCAACCACGGCACGATCACGTACGGCACCACCCTCGACCAGGCCTACGACCGCACCGCCCAGTTGGAGTGGATGTGCCGCCTGTGGCTCACGGCGTCCTCCGTGCCGGGCCTGACGCCGTCTCTGCTGTCGGAGGCACAACTGGCCGAAGCCGGGGAACGCTTGAAGGGGTACGGCCAACGGAGGTGA
- a CDS encoding alpha/beta hydrolase encodes MRIVRATATAVTAAVAAGLASVAAGRFASDAALKAPAGRPLPTEPRLTVHGTGAGRITLTRDLATLRPGTYGLAGDGSHAVVGPVLEAPRHTADTVVRRLERVTHGAFAPGDAVWLTPNLYVGNPGTALGLDHTDVEVPGELGALPAWFLPGHRDIWVIAVHGLGTTREQVLNVLRFLHGRSLPVLALAYRGDLGAPRPPDGLHHLGETEWRDVDAAIRYAVGRGARRVVLLGWSTGATMALHAAGHSTVRERVAGLVLDSPVLNWQATLRALATARHTPRPLLPLAVRAAQGRAGLRTGRITEDTGPALLRVPTLLIHGPDDQVAPWRFSRRLARDRADLVSLHTVPGAPHAAMWNADPSEYEEQLRRFLTPLM; translated from the coding sequence GTGCGCATCGTCAGAGCGACCGCCACCGCGGTCACCGCCGCCGTCGCCGCCGGCCTGGCCTCCGTGGCCGCCGGACGGTTCGCCAGCGACGCCGCGCTGAAGGCGCCCGCGGGCCGCCCCCTGCCCACCGAGCCCCGCCTCACCGTGCACGGCACGGGCGCCGGCCGGATCACGCTGACCCGCGACCTGGCCACCCTGCGCCCGGGCACCTACGGCCTCGCCGGGGACGGCAGCCACGCCGTCGTCGGCCCCGTCCTGGAGGCGCCCCGGCACACCGCCGACACCGTCGTACGCCGCCTGGAACGCGTCACCCACGGCGCGTTCGCCCCCGGCGACGCGGTGTGGCTCACCCCCAACCTGTACGTCGGCAACCCGGGCACCGCTCTCGGCCTCGACCACACCGACGTCGAGGTGCCCGGCGAACTCGGCGCACTGCCCGCCTGGTTCCTCCCCGGTCACCGGGACATCTGGGTGATCGCCGTGCACGGCCTCGGCACCACCCGCGAGCAGGTCCTGAACGTCCTGCGCTTCCTGCACGGCCGCAGTCTGCCGGTCCTCGCCCTCGCCTACCGCGGCGACCTCGGCGCCCCCCGCCCGCCGGACGGACTGCACCACCTCGGCGAGACCGAGTGGCGCGACGTCGACGCGGCGATCCGCTACGCCGTCGGCCGCGGCGCCCGCCGGGTCGTCCTGCTCGGCTGGTCCACGGGCGCCACCATGGCCCTGCACGCCGCCGGGCACTCCACCGTCCGCGAGCGCGTCGCCGGACTCGTCCTCGACTCCCCGGTGCTCAACTGGCAGGCCACCCTGCGCGCCCTGGCCACGGCCCGCCACACCCCCCGGCCGCTGCTGCCGCTCGCGGTGCGGGCCGCACAGGGCCGCGCCGGGCTGCGCACCGGCCGGATCACCGAGGACACCGGACCGGCCCTGCTCCGCGTCCCCACCCTGCTCATCCACGGCCCGGACGACCAGGTCGCCCCCTGGCGGTTCTCCCGCCGGCTCGCCCGGGACCGCGCCGACCTCGTCTCCCTGCACACCGTGCCGGGGGCCCCGCACGCGGCGATGTGGAACGCGGACCCCTCGGAGTACGAGGAACAACTGCGCCGGTTCCTGACCCCGCTGATGTGA
- a CDS encoding VOC family protein has product MAGTGGARPGICPTLLYADAKAAIRQLTEALGFTELSVYETADGTVLHAELVQGNGAVMIGSRGRGGVFDTALRDGGPAGVYVVVDDVDAHHERAVAHGVEILMPPTDQEYGSRDYLARDTEGNVWSFGTYAPEIGA; this is encoded by the coding sequence ATGGCGGGCACGGGCGGCGCACGGCCGGGCATCTGCCCCACGCTGCTGTACGCGGACGCGAAGGCGGCGATCAGACAGCTTACGGAGGCCCTCGGCTTCACCGAGCTGTCGGTGTACGAGACGGCGGACGGCACGGTGCTGCACGCCGAGCTGGTCCAGGGCAACGGCGCGGTGATGATCGGTTCCAGGGGCCGCGGCGGCGTCTTCGACACGGCGCTGAGGGACGGCGGACCCGCCGGGGTGTACGTCGTGGTGGACGATGTGGACGCCCACCACGAGCGGGCCGTGGCGCACGGCGTGGAGATCCTGATGCCGCCGACGGACCAGGAGTACGGCTCGCGGGACTACCTGGCCCGGGACACCGAGGGCAACGTCTGGAGCTTCGGCACGTACGCCCCCGAGATCGGCGCCTGA
- a CDS encoding PQQ-binding-like beta-propeller repeat protein, producing MAAPPHRARPPRTAPEYPGKAAEAPGIAEAPRADEVPGTAEAPGAGGARGTAGATGAPGVAGQDRAATASRHSASPHLTSGHPAPGHAPPLRAVAPYVRRACGLLLAFGLLAAAHHLRPAPYGDRLTTSARVAGQPRGGPWTPSARGSAVAARDARTGAVRWRYARAGHRPAAVLPARGEVIALWDDGLLTDTDGRSVRWHRALPDAAEWLPAQGGTGVLRPLGPDVLAVVTPHRVTAYRIADGDLRWVLPAHEGCVFRSRGAVRRGAALLLAQPCAHTAWTGQLVALDDQGRITPGRDPLGNGLPRRGPRART from the coding sequence GTGGCGGCTCCACCCCACCGGGCCCGCCCGCCCCGAACCGCCCCTGAATACCCCGGGAAGGCCGCCGAGGCGCCGGGGATCGCCGAGGCACCGAGGGCCGACGAGGTGCCGGGGACTGCTGAAGCCCCAGGGGCTGGCGGGGCGCGGGGGACCGCCGGAGCCACCGGGGCGCCGGGGGTCGCCGGGCAGGACCGCGCGGCCACCGCCTCCCGTCACTCCGCCTCCCCCCACCTCACCTCCGGCCACCCCGCTCCCGGCCACGCCCCACCGCTCCGGGCCGTGGCGCCGTACGTCCGCCGGGCCTGTGGTCTCCTCCTCGCGTTCGGTCTCCTCGCGGCGGCCCATCACCTGCGGCCCGCCCCCTACGGCGACCGCCTGACGACCTCCGCGCGCGTGGCGGGACAGCCGCGCGGCGGGCCCTGGACGCCGAGCGCCCGGGGGAGCGCCGTGGCCGCCCGTGACGCCCGTACCGGCGCCGTCCGCTGGCGTTACGCGCGCGCGGGGCACCGGCCGGCCGCCGTGCTCCCCGCGCGGGGGGAGGTGATCGCGCTCTGGGACGACGGACTGCTCACCGACACCGACGGCCGCTCCGTACGCTGGCACCGCGCCCTGCCGGACGCGGCCGAGTGGCTCCCCGCCCAGGGCGGCACCGGCGTCCTGCGCCCCCTCGGCCCGGACGTCCTCGCAGTCGTCACCCCGCACCGCGTCACCGCGTACCGCATCGCCGACGGCGACCTGCGCTGGGTGCTGCCCGCCCACGAGGGCTGCGTCTTCCGGTCGCGGGGCGCCGTACGGCGGGGCGCGGCCCTGCTGCTCGCCCAGCCGTGCGCGCACACCGCCTGGACCGGACAGCTCGTCGCCCTGGACGACCAGGGCCGGATCACCCCCGGCCGCGACCCGCTCGGCAACGGTCTCCCGCGCCGGGGCCCGCGCGCGCGGACGTAG
- a CDS encoding ABC-F family ATP-binding cassette domain-containing protein, which produces MISASGIELRAGARVLLENASFRVAKGDRIGLVGRNGAGKTTLTKCLAGEGVPAGGTITRSGEVGYLPQDPRTGDLDVLARDRILSARGLDILIRKMRDNEQRIANGQGATREKALRQYERQETEFLTKGGYSAEAEAATIAAALNLPDRVLGQPLHTLSGGQRRRIELARILFSDADTLLLDEPTNHLDADSIVWLRDYLKTYRGGFIVISHDVDLVETVVNKVFYLDANRSQIDVYNMGWKLYQQQREADEKRRKRERANAEKKAAALHTQADKMRAKATKTVAAQNMARRADKLLSGLEAVRQSDKVAKLRFPDPSPCGRTPLMAEGLSKSYGSLEIFTDVDLAIDRGSRVVILGLNGAGKTTLLRLLAGAERPDTGQVVPGHGLKLGYYAQEHETLDPDRTVLENMRSAAPDLDLVEVRKVLGSFLFSGDDVDKPAGVLSGGEKTRLALATLVVSSANVLLLDEPTNNLDPASREEILGALRTYKGAVVLVTHDEGAVEALQPERIILLPDGVEDLWGADYADLVALA; this is translated from the coding sequence TTGATCTCCGCCTCCGGTATCGAGCTGCGCGCCGGTGCGCGCGTCCTCCTCGAGAACGCCAGCTTCCGTGTCGCCAAGGGCGACCGCATCGGTCTCGTCGGCCGCAACGGCGCCGGCAAGACCACCCTCACCAAGTGCCTGGCCGGTGAGGGCGTGCCCGCCGGCGGCACGATCACCCGCTCCGGCGAGGTCGGCTACCTGCCGCAGGACCCCCGCACCGGCGACCTGGACGTCCTCGCCCGCGACCGCATCCTGTCCGCGCGCGGCCTCGACATACTGATCCGCAAGATGCGCGACAACGAGCAGCGCATCGCCAACGGCCAGGGCGCCACCCGCGAGAAGGCGCTCAGGCAGTACGAGCGCCAGGAGACCGAGTTCCTCACCAAGGGCGGGTACTCCGCCGAGGCCGAGGCCGCCACCATCGCCGCCGCGCTGAACCTGCCCGACCGCGTGCTCGGCCAGCCGCTGCACACCCTCTCGGGCGGTCAGCGCCGCCGTATCGAGCTGGCCCGCATCCTGTTCTCGGACGCGGACACCCTGCTGCTCGACGAGCCGACCAACCACCTCGACGCCGACTCGATCGTCTGGCTGCGCGACTACCTGAAGACCTACCGCGGCGGCTTCATCGTGATCTCCCACGACGTCGACCTGGTCGAGACGGTCGTCAACAAGGTGTTCTACCTGGACGCCAACCGCTCCCAGATCGACGTCTACAACATGGGCTGGAAGCTCTACCAGCAGCAGCGCGAGGCCGACGAGAAGCGCCGCAAGCGCGAGCGCGCCAACGCCGAGAAGAAGGCCGCGGCGCTGCACACGCAGGCCGACAAGATGCGCGCCAAGGCCACCAAGACGGTCGCCGCGCAGAACATGGCCCGCCGCGCGGACAAGCTGCTGTCCGGTCTGGAGGCGGTCCGCCAGTCCGACAAGGTCGCCAAGCTGCGCTTCCCCGACCCCTCGCCCTGCGGCAGGACGCCGCTGATGGCCGAGGGCCTGTCGAAGTCGTACGGCTCGCTGGAGATCTTCACCGACGTCGACCTGGCCATCGACCGGGGCTCCCGCGTCGTCATCCTCGGCCTCAACGGCGCCGGCAAGACGACGCTGCTGCGGCTGCTCGCGGGCGCGGAGCGGCCCGACACCGGCCAGGTCGTCCCCGGTCACGGCCTCAAGCTCGGCTACTACGCGCAGGAGCACGAGACCCTGGACCCCGACCGCACGGTTCTGGAGAACATGCGCTCGGCCGCCCCCGACCTGGACCTGGTCGAGGTCCGCAAGGTGCTCGGCTCGTTCCTGTTCTCCGGCGACGACGTCGACAAGCCCGCCGGTGTCCTCTCCGGCGGTGAGAAGACCCGGCTGGCGCTCGCCACGCTCGTCGTCTCCTCGGCGAACGTGCTGCTCCTGGACGAGCCGACCAACAACCTCGACCCGGCCAGCCGCGAGGAGATCCTCGGCGCCCTGCGCACCTACAAGGGCGCGGTGGTCCTCGTCACCCACGACGAGGGTGCCGTCGAGGCGCTCCAGCCGGAGCGGATCATCCTGCTCCCGGACGGCGTCGAGGACCTGTGGGGCGCCGACTACGCGGACCTCGTCGCCCTGGCGTGA
- a CDS encoding helix-turn-helix domain-containing protein — translation MAETLKKGSRVTGAARDKLAADLKKKYDSGASIRALAEETGRSYGFVHRMLSESGVTLRGRGGATRGKKAATS, via the coding sequence GTGGCCGAGACTCTGAAGAAGGGCAGCCGGGTGACCGGCGCCGCGCGCGACAAGCTCGCGGCAGACCTGAAGAAGAAGTACGACTCCGGTGCGAGCATCCGGGCGCTGGCCGAGGAGACCGGCCGCTCGTATGGCTTCGTGCACCGGATGCTCAGTGAGTCGGGCGTCACGCTGCGTGGACGCGGCGGAGCGACCCGGGGCAAGAAGGCCGCGACGTCCTGA
- a CDS encoding enoyl-CoA hydratase/isomerase family protein: MASPDQDLAPVLDKDGVRLTVDDTLATVTLTNPAKRNAQSPALWRALAEAGQRLPGSVRVVVLRGEGKSFSAGLDRQMFTPEGIPGEPSFMDLARRDDAGLDATIAEYQEAFTWWRRNDIVSIAAVQGHAIGAGFQLALGCDLRVVADDVQFAMRETSLGLVPDLAGTHPLVSLVGYGRALEICVTGRFVGAEEAVTSGLASLAVPASELDAAARDLAAAVLAAPRDAVVETKALVRGARDRDYDTQRAAERAAQTRRLRDLAGLGE, encoded by the coding sequence ATGGCTTCGCCCGACCAGGACCTCGCTCCCGTACTCGACAAGGACGGCGTACGGCTCACCGTCGACGACACGCTCGCCACGGTGACGCTGACCAACCCGGCCAAGCGCAACGCGCAGAGCCCCGCTCTGTGGCGGGCGCTCGCCGAGGCCGGTCAGCGGCTGCCGGGCTCCGTCCGGGTCGTCGTGCTGCGCGGTGAGGGCAAGTCCTTCTCCGCCGGACTCGATCGGCAGATGTTCACGCCGGAAGGGATCCCGGGCGAGCCGTCCTTCATGGACCTCGCGCGCCGTGACGACGCCGGGCTCGACGCGACCATCGCCGAGTACCAGGAGGCGTTCACCTGGTGGCGGCGGAACGACATCGTGTCCATCGCCGCCGTCCAGGGCCATGCCATCGGCGCCGGCTTCCAGCTCGCCCTCGGCTGCGACCTCCGGGTCGTCGCCGACGACGTGCAGTTCGCCATGCGCGAGACCAGCCTCGGACTCGTTCCCGACCTGGCCGGCACCCATCCGCTGGTGAGCCTCGTCGGATACGGCCGCGCGCTCGAGATCTGCGTGACCGGACGGTTCGTCGGGGCCGAGGAGGCGGTGACGAGCGGCCTGGCCAGCCTCGCCGTGCCCGCGTCGGAACTCGACGCGGCGGCCCGGGACCTGGCCGCAGCGGTCCTCGCCGCACCCCGGGACGCCGTGGTGGAGACCAAGGCGCTGGTGCGGGGCGCGCGGGACCGGGACTACGACACCCAGCGCGCCGCCGAACGCGCCGCACAGACCCGCCGCCTGCGAGACCTGGCGGGCCTCGGCGAATAG